A single window of Caldicellulosiruptor bescii DSM 6725 DNA harbors:
- a CDS encoding sugar ABC transporter ATP-binding protein has translation MKSSTDSELLRLHGITKIFPGTVALSDVSFSVNKAEIHAIVGENGAGKSTLMNIISGSLLPDKGEIYLESKKVNIRSPRDAQNLGISIVHQELALCPHLTVAENIYIGRLPEKSAKIVDYKTLNKMSQEVLSLFDEVNIKPTDKVANLNVAQQQIVEIAKAITFNCKLLILDEPTSALSEADAAVLFKIIKDLKAKGISILYISHRLREIFELADRITVLRDGRYIKTLNTSETNPDQVVSLMVGREIKEMYPPKSTYVGKEIFRVENISSDKVYNVSFSLREGEILGFAGLVGSGRTELAQTICGILPKHCGEIYLEGKRIEISSFEDAIWHKIGYVTEDRKQFGLFLKLPVAHNVSAIHLKYDYKKFLIDKNHELSLADKYVKKLNVKTSSYVQLVMSLSGGNQQKVMIAKWLAINPKILILDEPTRGIDVGAKAEIHSLLRELAKNGIGIILISSELPEIIGMCDRVLVMREGRITGELSGEKITEENIMQLAAHK, from the coding sequence ATGAAAAGCTCCACTGATAGCGAACTTTTAAGGCTGCATGGAATTACAAAGATTTTTCCAGGGACAGTTGCACTTTCTGATGTTTCGTTTTCTGTAAACAAAGCTGAAATTCATGCGATAGTTGGTGAAAACGGTGCTGGAAAATCAACTTTGATGAATATCATATCAGGAAGTCTTCTTCCAGACAAAGGTGAGATATACCTTGAAAGCAAGAAAGTCAACATAAGGTCACCAAGGGATGCACAAAATCTTGGCATTAGCATAGTTCACCAGGAGCTTGCGCTCTGTCCGCATCTTACTGTTGCTGAGAATATATATATAGGGAGGCTTCCAGAAAAGTCAGCAAAGATTGTGGATTATAAGACGCTCAACAAGATGTCGCAAGAGGTCTTGTCTTTGTTTGATGAGGTGAACATAAAGCCAACTGACAAGGTTGCAAACTTGAACGTTGCGCAACAGCAGATTGTTGAGATTGCAAAGGCAATTACATTTAACTGCAAACTTTTGATTTTGGATGAGCCAACATCGGCTTTATCTGAAGCTGATGCAGCAGTGCTCTTTAAAATCATAAAAGATTTAAAGGCAAAAGGAATAAGCATTCTTTACATTTCTCACAGGCTACGTGAGATTTTTGAGCTTGCAGACAGAATCACTGTCCTTCGCGATGGCAGATACATCAAAACGCTGAATACGTCTGAGACAAACCCTGACCAGGTTGTAAGCCTGATGGTGGGAAGAGAAATCAAAGAGATGTACCCGCCAAAGAGCACATATGTTGGCAAAGAGATCTTCAGGGTGGAAAACATTAGCTCTGACAAGGTTTACAATGTTTCATTTTCGCTCAGAGAAGGTGAAATTTTAGGTTTTGCAGGGCTTGTAGGAAGCGGAAGAACTGAGCTTGCCCAGACAATCTGCGGAATTTTGCCAAAGCATTGTGGGGAAATTTATCTTGAAGGAAAAAGGATTGAGATAAGCTCGTTTGAAGATGCTATCTGGCATAAAATCGGTTATGTTACAGAAGACAGAAAACAGTTTGGTCTTTTTCTAAAACTTCCTGTTGCGCACAATGTCTCGGCAATACATCTCAAATATGATTACAAAAAGTTTTTGATTGACAAAAATCATGAACTTTCGCTTGCAGATAAGTATGTTAAAAAACTAAATGTAAAAACTTCATCATATGTACAGCTTGTTATGAGTCTTTCAGGTGGGAATCAGCAAAAGGTAATGATAGCAAAATGGCTTGCTATAAATCCAAAGATTTTGATTTTGGATGAGCCTACACGTGGAATAGATGTTGGTGCAAAGGCAGAAATTCATAGTCTTTTAAGAGAGCTTGCAAAAAACGGAATAGGGATTATTCTAATCTCATCTGAGCTTCCCGAGATAATTGGAATGTGTGACAGGGTACTTGTCATGAGAGAAGGAAGGATAACTGGAGAACTCTCTGGAGAAAAAATCACAGAAGAGAACATCATGCAGCTTGCTGCACACAAGTAA
- a CDS encoding DeoR/GlpR family DNA-binding transcription regulator: MLVAERLKKIKEILLQKKHIDVATLAELLSVSEVTIRRDLDRLESEGFLIKTYGGAILKEEAAKILSPTISEDSEKEAIAKVCSYMIESNQAIILAGGNILRLVPKYIKEKQNIIVLTNDLLLAIECGKLSIQTIVTGGYIVGNTFTLAGPMLVNPNLDIFVDKAFIEVDGVSLERGFTVNNVEFANAYKYFKSIAKETIIVADSSKFDKISLFQIAKVDEIKKVISDTNVPDEYKSFFFENGTQIFCSFDFSDLEREV, encoded by the coding sequence ATGCTTGTTGCAGAAAGGCTAAAAAAGATAAAGGAAATACTTCTTCAGAAAAAGCACATTGACGTTGCAACACTTGCAGAACTTCTGAGCGTTTCAGAGGTAACAATCAGGCGTGACTTAGACAGGCTTGAGAGCGAAGGATTTTTGATAAAAACTTACGGCGGGGCAATCTTGAAAGAAGAGGCAGCAAAGATTCTATCACCTACAATATCAGAAGACTCTGAAAAAGAAGCAATAGCAAAAGTATGCTCTTACATGATAGAAAGTAATCAGGCGATAATCCTTGCTGGTGGAAATATATTAAGGCTTGTTCCAAAGTATATAAAGGAAAAACAAAACATAATAGTTTTGACAAACGACCTTCTTTTGGCAATAGAGTGTGGAAAGCTTTCCATCCAGACAATTGTGACAGGTGGTTATATTGTTGGAAATACCTTCACCTTGGCAGGGCCTATGCTTGTAAATCCAAATCTTGATATTTTTGTTGACAAGGCATTTATTGAGGTTGACGGAGTGTCTTTAGAGCGTGGTTTTACTGTCAACAATGTTGAGTTTGCAAATGCATATAAGTATTTTAAGTCAATTGCCAAAGAAACAATTATTGTTGCTGACTCCTCCAAGTTTGATAAAATTTCACTTTTTCAGATTGCAAAGGTTGATGAGATCAAAAAGGTTATAAGCGACACAAATGTACCTGATGAGTATAAATCATTTTTCTTTGAAAACGGCACACAGATATTTTGCAGTTTTGACTTTTCTGACCTTGAAAGAGAGGTTTGA
- a CDS encoding sugar ABC transporter ATP-binding protein: MSIVLENVSKKFEEFYALKRINLEFFEGEVHVILGKNGSGKTTLTKVINGTYQPSEGKVIINGKAFSSLNPLLAKSLGIFTVHQELLYFPHLSVAENIFIENKPKNSLGFISTKKMIKLSSEILAKMGVNINPEASCKNLGTSQLQVIEICRALVQDAKAIIFDEPTAGLTSYEIENLFRIIKELKQKGIIIIFVTNMVEEALSIADRITILRDGEVVASDKVTSFNLNRAISLIFGSINRTYPKLKVEKGPVIFSVKNLTKSGIIEDISFDVRSGEVYGIAGLVGSGRSFLAKALFGAEKVDSGEIFIKGNFLKLSSPSDAIKNGIAFMSEDRIGTGLFKTLNIADNIISSNIWNIVNGFFIDSSRQEKIANFFIKRLGIKPKEISQKIATLSGGNQQKVLIAKWLFSQSLVFILDEPTKGLDLASKVEVYNIINELARIGCAIIFISSEFSELIGMCDRILVLREGKKVHEFSKKEMDYDRILKSAMGILESK; encoded by the coding sequence ATGTCAATTGTCTTAGAAAACGTATCAAAGAAGTTTGAAGAATTTTATGCCTTAAAGAGAATTAACCTTGAATTTTTTGAGGGCGAAGTGCATGTAATATTAGGTAAAAACGGTTCTGGCAAGACTACTCTAACAAAGGTTATCAACGGAACATACCAGCCATCTGAAGGAAAAGTTATAATAAACGGCAAGGCTTTTTCAAGTCTAAATCCGCTTTTGGCAAAGTCGCTTGGGATTTTCACTGTGCATCAGGAACTTTTGTACTTTCCGCACCTTTCTGTTGCAGAAAATATCTTCATTGAAAACAAGCCGAAAAATAGCCTTGGATTTATTAGCACTAAAAAGATGATAAAGCTCTCTTCTGAAATCCTTGCTAAAATGGGTGTTAACATAAATCCAGAGGCAAGTTGCAAAAACCTTGGCACATCTCAGCTTCAGGTGATAGAGATTTGCCGTGCACTTGTGCAAGATGCAAAGGCTATTATATTCGATGAGCCAACAGCCGGTCTTACTTCGTATGAGATAGAAAACCTTTTTAGAATTATCAAGGAGCTAAAGCAAAAAGGAATCATCATAATATTTGTCACAAATATGGTAGAGGAAGCACTCTCCATTGCTGATAGAATAACAATCCTGCGCGACGGCGAGGTTGTGGCATCTGATAAAGTAACAAGCTTTAATCTGAACAGGGCAATTTCCCTCATCTTTGGAAGCATAAACAGAACATATCCAAAGCTAAAAGTAGAAAAGGGGCCGGTCATTTTTAGCGTCAAAAATTTAACAAAGTCTGGGATAATTGAGGACATATCATTTGATGTAAGAAGCGGCGAGGTGTATGGAATAGCAGGGCTTGTTGGCTCTGGTCGAAGCTTTTTGGCAAAAGCACTTTTTGGTGCTGAAAAAGTAGACTCGGGAGAGATTTTTATTAAAGGAAATTTTTTGAAGCTTTCAAGCCCATCTGATGCAATAAAAAATGGCATTGCATTTATGAGCGAAGATAGGATTGGCACAGGACTTTTTAAGACTTTGAACATTGCAGATAACATCATCTCATCTAATATTTGGAATATTGTAAATGGGTTTTTCATTGACTCATCACGTCAAGAGAAGATTGCAAATTTTTTTATAAAGCGGCTTGGGATAAAGCCAAAGGAAATCTCACAAAAGATAGCAACTCTATCTGGAGGTAATCAGCAAAAGGTTTTGATCGCCAAGTGGTTATTTTCCCAGTCTTTAGTATTTATTCTTGATGAGCCAACAAAGGGTTTGGATTTGGCATCTAAGGTTGAGGTGTACAACATCATAAACGAGCTTGCGCGAATTGGCTGTGCAATTATTTTCATCTCCTCTGAATTTTCAGAGCTAATTGGCATGTGCGATAGGATTTTGGTTTTGAGAGAAGGCAAAAAAGTTCATGAGTTTTCTAAGAAGGAAATGGATTATGATAGAATTTTAAAAAGTGCGATGGGAATTTTAGAAAGCAAATAA
- a CDS encoding SPOCS domain-containing protein, with the protein MEIQKGCAYLGIIEPHEYDDVKKTHVYKQVLTKAEFEIPESKPEIEDFSSVVMQITRKKCKLICGPLGDKIVVTGTINLNVMYTAANPQQSVHNVHLCHDVDAFINIKCLEETHKSFCGCCDVKMYIEWADLEVVDKRRIKGCFLVLITAKCKSVK; encoded by the coding sequence ATGGAAATACAAAAAGGTTGTGCATACTTAGGGATAATTGAGCCACATGAGTATGACGATGTAAAAAAGACACACGTTTATAAACAAGTGCTGACAAAGGCAGAGTTTGAAATTCCAGAGTCAAAGCCAGAGATAGAAGATTTTTCGTCGGTAGTGATGCAAATTACAAGAAAAAAGTGCAAGCTAATCTGCGGGCCACTTGGTGACAAAATAGTTGTCACAGGGACAATAAACTTAAATGTGATGTACACAGCTGCAAATCCACAGCAATCTGTCCACAATGTACATTTATGCCATGATGTTGATGCTTTTATAAACATCAAATGCTTGGAAGAAACTCACAAAAGCTTTTGTGGCTGCTGCGATGTTAAGATGTATATTGAGTGGGCTGATCTTGAGGTAGTAGACAAAAGAAGAATCAAAGGATGCTTTTTAGTGTTGATAACTGCCAAGTGCAAGTCTGTAAAGTAA
- a CDS encoding DUF3794 domain-containing protein — protein sequence MLRNFVDIIGIADASSFPTLLPTNPNTEYIVEEKLTIPQEKPDVEQINTVLIEAKVTDSRVIPTPVGLKIVVDGELKQKIIYTANVPEQSVHSVLYVEPFCTFIEVPLKLPAGTNTLQLLQTLGITLNDVLVGKPNVLIEDVTVSLLDPRTIEKCTVLFIWATLNSALSSVLG from the coding sequence ATGCTTAGAAATTTTGTTGACATAATCGGAATTGCTGATGCGTCAAGCTTTCCAACTTTACTTCCGACAAATCCTAACACAGAATATATTGTAGAAGAAAAACTCACAATTCCTCAGGAAAAACCTGACGTTGAGCAAATAAACACAGTTTTGATTGAAGCAAAGGTGACAGACTCGAGAGTAATTCCAACACCTGTTGGACTGAAAATTGTTGTTGATGGTGAGCTCAAACAAAAGATCATATACACAGCCAATGTCCCTGAGCAGTCTGTTCACTCAGTTTTGTATGTTGAACCATTTTGCACATTCATTGAAGTGCCACTTAAGCTTCCTGCTGGTACAAACACATTACAGCTTCTGCAGACATTGGGTATCACTTTAAACGATGTTTTGGTTGGGAAACCTAACGTGCTGATTGAAGATGTGACAGTATCACTTCTTGACCCAAGAACAATTGAAAAATGCACAGTCCTTTTCATCTGGGCAACATTAAATAGCGCACTATCATCTGTACTTGGCTAA